Proteins encoded together in one Janthinobacterium tructae window:
- a CDS encoding diguanylate cyclase domain-containing protein yields the protein MSSGSVEHSQRRNAAILIVDDAPANLELLRKLMSEQGYQTYVATSGERALAIAQRARPDLILLDVLMPDMDGIETCRRLKQHPLTHGIPVIFMSARTETEDVVAGFDCGAVDYINKPLRMAEVCARVRAQLHIRSSNETQQEQAERLHTIVNNMAEGLLIIEADGRIQYTNPACDQYLGYRENELAGRSIAELLSPLVTQEYLDYFSMYAANPETAHNHGTREVVIRHRNGAALSMDLTLTPMYLRQPLYIGLLHDITHHKQSEDALQRAAYLDPLTKIANRRHFDSFLEKEWQRAVRSGGALSLVVLDVDHFKLYNDSLGHPAGDSCLQQVAQAIASHAARPGDLAARYGGEEFVMLCADTDADGALHLAETIRLHIEALHLPHPRSATSPWITVSIGVATIIPRQPDDREALFVAADRALYVAKEGGRNQVRVTQSGSTAWKTVKALVLR from the coding sequence ATGAGTTCAGGCAGTGTGGAGCATTCCCAGCGGCGCAACGCCGCCATTTTGATTGTCGACGATGCGCCAGCCAACCTTGAGCTGCTGCGCAAGCTGATGAGCGAACAGGGTTATCAAACCTATGTCGCCACGTCCGGCGAGCGGGCGCTGGCGATCGCCCAGCGCGCCCGCCCCGACCTGATCCTGCTCGACGTGCTGATGCCGGACATGGACGGCATCGAAACGTGCCGCCGCCTCAAGCAGCACCCGCTGACGCATGGCATCCCCGTCATCTTCATGAGCGCCAGGACGGAAACGGAAGACGTGGTGGCCGGCTTCGACTGCGGCGCCGTCGATTACATCAACAAGCCGCTGCGCATGGCCGAAGTGTGCGCGCGCGTGCGCGCCCAGCTGCACATCCGCAGCAGCAATGAAACCCAGCAGGAGCAGGCCGAGCGCCTGCACACCATCGTCAACAACATGGCCGAGGGCTTGCTGATCATCGAAGCCGATGGCCGCATCCAGTACACCAACCCGGCCTGCGACCAGTACCTGGGCTACCGCGAAAACGAACTGGCCGGACGCTCGATCGCTGAACTGCTCAGCCCCCTGGTGACGCAGGAATACCTCGATTACTTCAGCATGTACGCAGCCAATCCGGAGACGGCGCACAACCACGGCACGCGCGAAGTGGTGATCCGCCACCGCAACGGCGCGGCGCTGAGCATGGACCTGACGCTCACTCCCATGTATCTGCGCCAGCCCCTGTATATCGGCCTGCTGCACGACATCACGCACCACAAGCAGTCGGAAGACGCGCTGCAGCGCGCCGCCTATCTCGATCCGCTGACAAAGATCGCGAACCGCCGGCATTTCGACAGCTTCCTGGAAAAAGAGTGGCAGCGCGCCGTGCGCAGCGGCGGCGCCCTGTCGCTGGTGGTGCTCGACGTCGACCATTTCAAGCTGTACAACGATAGCCTGGGCCATCCGGCCGGCGACAGCTGCCTGCAGCAGGTGGCGCAAGCCATCGCCTCGCACGCCGCCCGCCCGGGCGACCTGGCGGCCCGCTACGGCGGCGAGGAATTCGTCATGCTGTGCGCCGACACGGATGCCGACGGCGCCCTGCATCTGGCCGAAACCATCCGCCTGCACATCGAAGCACTGCATCTGCCGCACCCGCGCTCCGCCACCTCGCCGTGGATCACGGTCAGCATCGGCGTGGCGACCATCATCCCGCGCCAGCCGGACGACCGCGAAGCGCTGTTCGTCGCCGCCGACCGCGCCCTGTACGTGGCCAAGGAAGGGGGCCGCAACCAGGTGCGCGTCACGCAGTCGGGCAGCACGGCCTGGAAAACGGTCAAGGCCTTGGTGTTACGTTAA
- a CDS encoding PLP-dependent aminotransferase family protein, whose translation MKIENPNPIQWRFAERAEQLQSSFIREILKITQRPEIISFAGGLPSPATFPVEEMKTAFDKVLSNNGKVALQYGPTDGYLPLRQWIADSLSINGSTILPEQVLMTSGSQQALDLLGKVLIDEGSRVLVETPSYLGALQAFSVYRPEFVSVDTDNEGLVPSSIDPVADGARLLYALPNFQNPTGRSLSVARRVELVETCARHGLPLIEDDPYGALSYSGEPYPKMINMNPDGVIYMGSFSKVLTPGIRLGYVVAPTPLVRRLELAKQAADLHTSQLTQMVVHEVIKDGFLDRHIPSIRSLYGNQCQAMLSALEEHFPAGVTWTRPEGGMFIWVTLPKHIDAMKLLDEAIANKVAFVPGAPFYANTPDTHTLRLSFVTVPPERIREGIAILGKLIAAKM comes from the coding sequence ATGAAAATTGAAAATCCGAATCCGATCCAATGGCGCTTTGCCGAACGCGCGGAACAGCTGCAAAGCTCGTTCATCCGCGAAATCCTGAAGATCACGCAGCGTCCCGAGATCATCTCGTTTGCCGGCGGCCTGCCCTCGCCCGCCACCTTCCCCGTGGAAGAAATGAAAACCGCCTTCGACAAGGTCCTGTCGAACAATGGCAAGGTGGCCCTGCAATATGGCCCCACCGATGGCTACCTGCCGCTGCGCCAGTGGATCGCCGACTCGCTCTCGATCAATGGCAGCACCATCCTGCCCGAGCAAGTGCTGATGACGTCCGGCTCGCAGCAAGCGCTCGACTTGCTGGGCAAGGTGCTGATCGACGAAGGCAGCCGCGTACTGGTGGAAACCCCCAGCTACCTGGGCGCACTGCAGGCGTTTTCCGTCTACCGTCCCGAATTCGTTTCCGTCGATACCGATAACGAAGGCCTGGTGCCGTCGTCGATCGACCCCGTCGCCGATGGCGCGCGCCTCTTGTACGCGCTGCCGAACTTCCAGAATCCGACGGGCCGCAGCCTGTCCGTGGCGCGCCGCGTGGAACTGGTGGAAACCTGCGCCCGCCACGGCCTGCCGCTGATCGAGGATGATCCGTACGGCGCCCTGAGCTACAGCGGCGAGCCGTATCCGAAGATGATCAACATGAATCCGGATGGCGTGATCTACATGGGTTCGTTCTCGAAAGTGCTCACGCCCGGCATCCGCCTCGGCTACGTGGTGGCGCCGACGCCACTGGTGCGCCGCCTGGAACTGGCCAAGCAGGCGGCCGACCTGCATACCTCGCAGCTGACGCAGATGGTGGTGCATGAAGTGATCAAGGATGGCTTCCTGGACCGCCATATTCCCAGTATCCGCAGCCTGTACGGCAACCAGTGCCAGGCCATGCTGTCGGCGCTGGAAGAGCACTTCCCGGCCGGCGTCACCTGGACCCGCCCGGAAGGCGGCATGTTCATCTGGGTCACCCTGCCGAAGCACATCGATGCGATGAAGCTGCTCGATGAAGCCATCGCCAATAAAGTTGCCTTCGTGCCGGGCGCGCCGTTCTACGCGAACACGCCGGACACGCACACGCTGCGCCTGTCGTTCGTGACAGTGCCGCCGGAACGCATCCGCGAGGGCATCGCCATCCTGGGCAAACTGATCGCCGCAAAAATGTAA